The proteins below come from a single Nitrospiraceae bacterium genomic window:
- a CDS encoding AAA family ATPase has product MSQITVVETHISWVLLTGRYVYKIKKPVLFSFVDFSTLEKRRWFCEEEVRLNRRLASQLYLGVVSITGSPSDPRMDGDGSPFEWAVKMKQFPPDQEFYHLLETGNLNESLIGQLAIDIGTFHGRIESAGDPLSYGEPDRVRGPIAECFEDIPIAALPARIQFCMKDLEEWTIQEWKRLRPTLKERKSSGQVRECHGDLHLGNIALFEGRICVFDALEFKPGLRWIDVISEVAFLVMDLESKNRMDLAYWFLNCYLEVTGDYAGMSVFRLYEVYRALVRAKVAGLRLAQVETGGPVQEDILKEIIRYVELAHRLMMPAPPMLMLMHGVSGTGKTTVSTELVKALGALRIRSDVERKRIHAEQCKIVVDHTTSKSLYGSDMTRVTYVRLRDLANTILQAGYSVIVDATFLEGAQRQSFIRLAQERHVDVVIFDVWAPDEVLVDRIASRAKQQTDASDATVGVMEEQKTKEEPLNRLEHGKTIRVDSTNLQVVRSTIKSLIEQRRNRAN; this is encoded by the coding sequence GTGAGTCAGATTACAGTGGTGGAAACGCATATTTCATGGGTGTTGCTAACCGGTCGGTATGTTTACAAAATTAAAAAGCCGGTGTTGTTTTCGTTTGTCGATTTTTCGACTCTTGAAAAACGGAGATGGTTTTGTGAAGAAGAGGTTCGTCTCAACAGACGGTTAGCCTCACAGCTCTATCTGGGAGTGGTCTCCATCACCGGGTCTCCATCAGATCCTCGGATGGATGGCGACGGAAGCCCTTTTGAATGGGCCGTCAAAATGAAACAATTTCCTCCCGATCAGGAGTTTTACCATCTCCTTGAGACGGGTAACCTGAATGAATCTTTGATCGGTCAACTAGCCATAGATATTGGCACATTCCATGGCCGGATTGAATCTGCAGGAGACCCCCTTTCCTATGGAGAGCCGGATAGGGTACGGGGACCTATAGCAGAGTGCTTTGAGGATATTCCTATTGCAGCCCTTCCTGCGCGGATTCAATTCTGTATGAAGGATCTCGAGGAATGGACAATCCAGGAATGGAAGCGATTAAGGCCAACACTCAAAGAACGTAAATCTTCAGGGCAGGTTCGAGAGTGTCATGGTGACCTTCATTTGGGAAATATTGCCCTATTTGAGGGCCGAATCTGTGTGTTTGATGCTTTGGAGTTTAAACCAGGATTGCGTTGGATTGATGTCATCAGTGAAGTCGCGTTTTTGGTCATGGATTTAGAGAGCAAAAACCGAATGGACTTGGCCTATTGGTTTTTAAACTGTTATCTGGAAGTGACTGGTGACTATGCTGGAATGAGTGTGTTCCGGCTGTATGAGGTGTATCGGGCACTCGTTCGAGCTAAAGTGGCTGGCTTGCGTCTGGCTCAGGTCGAAACAGGAGGCCCGGTACAGGAGGATATCCTTAAAGAAATAATCCGATACGTGGAGTTGGCCCATCGATTGATGATGCCTGCTCCTCCCATGTTGATGCTGATGCATGGAGTATCGGGGACTGGGAAGACGACGGTCTCCACTGAATTGGTGAAAGCCTTGGGTGCCCTGCGGATACGGTCTGATGTGGAACGGAAACGGATTCATGCCGAACAATGTAAAATCGTCGTTGATCATACAACCTCAAAGAGCTTGTACGGGTCAGACATGACTCGTGTGACCTATGTGCGGTTAAGGGATCTTGCAAATACCATCTTGCAGGCGGGCTATTCCGTCATTGTGGATGCTACATTCCTTGAGGGGGCCCAAAGACAATCATTCATCCGACTTGCTCAGGAACGGCACGTGGATGTTGTCATATTTGACGTTTGGGCGCCGGACGAGGTGTTGGTGGATCGAATAGCAAGTCGGGCCAAGCAACAGACTGACGCCTCTGACGCAACGGTTGGAGTCATGGAGGAGCAAAAAACCAAAGAAGAGCCCTTAAACAGGCTCGAACATGGCAAGACTATTCGCGTGGATTCGACCAATTTGCAGGTGGTCAGATCTACGATTAAGAGTCTTATTGAACAACGAAGAAATAGGGCAAATTAA
- a CDS encoding cytochrome c, protein MLRRIKIFFIIILLLLVGSTLAALWFLPGTFSAKGTPPEWEVKAARFIRHLATPSHFLKMSNPVPFSPDNLAQARHHFADHCATCHANDGSGKTHMGPNFYPPVPDLRDPAIQAMADGELFYIIHYGIRFTGMPAWGKGLPEEDLDSWKLVLLIRHFPNITPEEITEMKQYNPLTREEREQQEALDRFLSGEDISPQEHHH, encoded by the coding sequence ATGTTGAGACGAATCAAAATCTTTTTTATTATCATTCTTCTCCTGTTGGTCGGGTCCACCTTGGCTGCCCTCTGGTTCTTACCGGGGACGTTCTCCGCCAAAGGCACGCCGCCTGAGTGGGAAGTGAAAGCTGCCAGGTTCATTCGCCATCTGGCAACTCCCAGCCACTTTCTCAAAATGTCAAACCCCGTCCCTTTTTCTCCTGATAATCTTGCACAAGCTCGACATCATTTTGCCGATCACTGCGCCACCTGCCACGCCAATGATGGAAGCGGGAAAACCCATATGGGTCCGAATTTCTATCCTCCTGTCCCTGACCTCAGGGACCCTGCGATTCAAGCTATGGCTGATGGAGAATTGTTTTATATCATCCATTACGGCATTCGATTTACAGGAATGCCGGCTTGGGGGAAAGGTCTGCCGGAAGAGGATCTCGACAGTTGGAAATTAGTACTACTTATTCGACATTTCCCCAACATCACTCCTGAAGAAATCACGGAGATGAAACAATATAATCCTCTTACCCGGGAAGAACGGGAGCAACAAGAAGCCCTTGATCGATTTTTATCAGGAGAAGATATCTCTCCCCAAGAGCATCATCATTGA
- a CDS encoding Slp family lipoprotein — MMKEKLVFLVFLTLLSGTGCSTPYSSTLPPDLAEQIDPQLVFPRIKEDPASFKGKLIILGGQVLSAKRLKDTTQLTILQLPLINDQEPTTELTQSQGRFIAEQKQFLDPATVPPGSRITLTGELSGSVQRSLDETIYTYPTLIIKHFKIWPTYPPDYARYGPYPQPLFYPYGFPYWGGYGRFYPYYPFGYW, encoded by the coding sequence ATGATGAAGGAGAAACTGGTTTTTCTTGTATTCCTTACCCTGCTTTCTGGCACCGGATGCTCTACCCCCTACAGTAGCACCCTTCCTCCAGATCTGGCCGAACAAATCGACCCACAATTGGTGTTCCCACGCATCAAAGAGGATCCTGCCAGCTTCAAGGGAAAACTGATCATACTTGGAGGACAGGTCCTGTCGGCAAAACGATTAAAAGATACAACCCAACTCACGATCCTTCAATTACCCCTCATCAATGATCAGGAACCCACAACCGAACTTACACAATCCCAAGGACGATTTATTGCGGAGCAGAAACAATTTCTAGATCCCGCCACAGTCCCTCCTGGAAGCCGAATCACCCTGACCGGAGAACTGTCCGGCTCCGTCCAACGGAGTCTCGATGAAACCATATATACCTATCCCACTCTCATCATTAAACATTTCAAAATATGGCCAACCTATCCGCCTGATTACGCCCGTTATGGCCCTTATCCTCAACCCTTGTTCTATCCCTACGGGTTTCCGTACTGGGGGGGATATGGCCGGTTTTATCCCTATTATCCTTTTGGATACTGGTAA
- a CDS encoding response regulator translates to MMTLPIHTVLLVDDNPDDCEIIKEAWDEIPVGQELRCVNDGTELLDYLYCRGPFLRRECAPRPSVILLDLNLPHMTGGEVLTEIKKDPSLASIPIVVLTTSKAPRDICHTAGMGVNGYIQKPNSYTGYLRMFNNLRKHWAEIIAQPLTGSGGGSSANIAWC, encoded by the coding sequence ATGATGACGCTGCCTATTCATACGGTTCTGCTTGTTGATGATAATCCCGACGATTGTGAGATTATCAAAGAGGCATGGGACGAGATCCCGGTGGGACAGGAATTACGGTGTGTGAATGATGGCACGGAATTGCTTGATTATTTGTATTGTCGTGGTCCATTTTTGAGGAGAGAATGCGCGCCACGTCCCAGCGTGATTCTCCTGGATTTGAATTTGCCTCACATGACCGGAGGGGAGGTTCTCACCGAAATCAAGAAGGACCCATCTTTGGCATCCATACCCATTGTGGTGTTGACCACCTCAAAAGCCCCAAGGGACATCTGTCATACCGCCGGGATGGGGGTGAATGGATACATACAAAAACCCAATTCTTATACCGGGTATCTTCGGATGTTTAACAATTTGAGAAAGCATTGGGCGGAAATTATTGCACAGCCATTGACTGGGAGTGGCGGGGGTTCCTCTGCCAATATTGCCTGGTGTTAA
- a CDS encoding DUF3391 domain-containing protein has protein sequence MAIKRIPTTSAQVGMYLCGIDRSWLKTPFLVHRFLIKSSSDIAKLEQAGIQEIIIDTDRGRDIVQNPEPPHTRDDVSSTPNAPIPDSPGPPEVARLGQLSPSVHGKSLSGELTTMKMVRMYMLEGVQDILRTLQKTGRLAMEQVHQITESVMAESLRHEEACIAMIRTRDFSPALFDHALAVSTLAVLLGRAVGLDNTALQHLASAGLLHDAGLLNIPQILHRPLNQLSDAELVLYRKHPHRGVEMLSQQSSLPDEVDTLIREHHIARDGTGYPANSDPDKIHTPSRILRIVDEYDELLTGHHTGNPLPVRNALQSLYQQGKKGLLDGALVATFINLIGIYPTYALVELSTGERGIVTANSRDNLLQPTILLIQDAIHQALPEPIPFNFSVLSSHESRPEIVRVLAPEQVGIDLDSALENWMTL, from the coding sequence ATGGCCATCAAACGAATTCCAACAACTTCCGCTCAAGTGGGAATGTACCTCTGTGGAATCGACCGCTCATGGCTGAAGACTCCATTTCTCGTGCACCGGTTTCTCATTAAATCTTCCAGCGATATTGCCAAATTAGAGCAGGCCGGAATTCAAGAAATCATCATTGATACTGACCGCGGGCGTGACATAGTCCAAAATCCTGAACCGCCGCACACCCGTGATGATGTCTCATCCACACCGAATGCACCAATACCTGATTCCCCCGGCCCGCCCGAAGTCGCACGACTTGGCCAGCTTTCACCCTCCGTTCATGGAAAATCACTATCCGGTGAACTCACTACGATGAAGATGGTACGGATGTATATGCTCGAAGGCGTCCAGGATATTCTCCGCACACTGCAGAAAACCGGACGGCTCGCCATGGAACAGGTTCATCAGATCACCGAATCCGTTATGGCTGAATCCCTCAGACATGAAGAAGCCTGTATCGCCATGATTCGGACCAGAGACTTTTCTCCGGCCTTATTTGATCACGCACTCGCAGTCAGTACATTAGCCGTTTTACTAGGACGAGCGGTGGGTTTGGACAATACAGCATTACAACACCTGGCAAGCGCGGGCCTTCTCCATGACGCAGGGCTCTTGAACATTCCGCAAATTCTTCACCGACCGCTCAACCAGTTATCTGACGCCGAATTAGTCCTTTACCGGAAACATCCCCATAGGGGAGTTGAAATGCTTTCTCAACAGTCGAGTCTTCCGGACGAGGTGGATACGCTAATCCGGGAACATCATATTGCCCGTGATGGCACAGGATATCCTGCGAATAGTGATCCAGACAAAATTCACACACCCAGCCGAATCCTTCGAATTGTCGACGAGTATGATGAATTATTAACCGGTCACCACACAGGGAATCCCCTCCCGGTCAGAAACGCCCTCCAATCGTTGTATCAACAAGGCAAGAAAGGGCTCTTAGATGGCGCATTAGTGGCGACTTTCATTAATCTTATTGGAATCTATCCCACCTATGCCCTGGTAGAATTGAGTACAGGGGAACGGGGAATCGTCACAGCAAACTCCAGAGATAATCTGCTTCAACCCACGATCCTCCTCATCCAGGATGCAATTCATCAAGCTTTGCCTGAACCGATCCCGTTCAACTTCTCTGTCCTCTCCTCTCATGAATCACGGCCAGAAATTGTGCGAGTCCTTGCTCCCGAACAAGTCGGCATTGACCTTGACTCTGCTCTGGAAAATTGGATGACCCTCTAG
- a CDS encoding NAD(P)-dependent oxidoreductase, with the protein MNIPSPAADPLRLSSPVRIGWIGAGVMGAPMCEHLLRAGYPLTVFTRTPSKAQVLLDQGARWANSPSALAAEADVVCTMVGFPQDVRQIYLHADGLLPQARPGQVFVDFTTSEPTLARELASVAASNSAFALDAPVSGGDVGARDGTLSIMVGGDLMVCEAVRPILSVFGKTVVYQGQAGCGQHAKLCNQITIAGTMIGVCEALLYAHKAGLDGETLLRSISSGAAGCWTLDHLAPRILKRDFEAGFFVEHFIKDMGMALDEAKRMGILLTGLSLVRKLYVAIQANGHGRSGTHALLLALEDLSPTFFSADSSPHTLST; encoded by the coding sequence ATGAATATCCCTTCCCCTGCGGCCGATCCTCTTAGGCTTTCTTCGCCTGTTCGAATCGGATGGATTGGTGCCGGAGTGATGGGTGCGCCAATGTGCGAACATCTCCTTCGTGCAGGGTATCCGTTGACGGTATTTACCCGCACGCCTTCTAAAGCGCAGGTGTTGTTGGATCAAGGCGCCCGGTGGGCAAATTCTCCGTCCGCCCTAGCTGCGGAGGCCGATGTGGTTTGTACAATGGTGGGTTTTCCGCAGGATGTTCGTCAGATATATCTTCACGCAGATGGGCTGTTGCCGCAGGCTCGACCTGGACAGGTCTTCGTGGATTTCACCACTTCTGAGCCGACGTTGGCTCGTGAATTGGCCAGTGTGGCCGCTTCAAATTCCGCATTCGCTCTGGATGCGCCGGTTTCCGGCGGTGACGTTGGGGCCAGAGATGGCACATTGTCCATTATGGTGGGTGGAGATTTGATGGTATGTGAAGCGGTCAGGCCGATCTTGTCCGTGTTTGGAAAAACTGTCGTATATCAAGGCCAAGCCGGATGCGGGCAGCATGCCAAACTCTGTAATCAGATAACCATTGCGGGCACGATGATTGGTGTGTGTGAGGCGTTATTGTATGCCCACAAAGCCGGGTTGGATGGCGAAACCTTGTTGCGTTCCATATCCAGTGGGGCTGCGGGATGTTGGACTCTTGACCATCTGGCACCCCGGATATTGAAACGGGATTTTGAAGCCGGATTTTTTGTAGAGCATTTTATTAAGGATATGGGTATGGCATTAGATGAAGCCAAACGAATGGGCATACTTCTCACAGGGCTTTCACTGGTTCGAAAGCTGTATGTTGCGATTCAAGCCAATGGTCATGGGCGTTCCGGGACGCATGCCTTGTTGTTGGCGCTGGAAGATTTATCTCCGACTTTTTTCTCTGCAGATTCCTCTCCTCACACTTTATCAACGTAG